In a single window of the Chitinophagales bacterium genome:
- a CDS encoding T9SS type A sorting domain-containing protein — MRTIEISFLLILFYSFSSKAQWDQSKHCNINVNDPAYNNEWRKKSIDATFRYITSSGAGCSGTLINRNVSDENIGYYFITARHCLTGEDLTNSRFYFNYQSPDEYSSSTAQSNKGVYPGQSVSLYPTFERREYHHQSNINLIAWYGWGDFALCEIATPLPPHFNVSYAGWNPNILYNPGTFPGGNGDYVGIHHPRGDIKKISGTDQVITLGMEAGCYTAANLFDAIFGTNTQALCIHTDVPYMNVPGAWEYGMLEDGSSGSGLYNSDNRMIGMLSGWDTPNCPVTWFATYGKFYANYHTPTVRSTLNPSNERSVNIFGMPGKKITCYDNLTLPGGAANADGYYFPAEHYQDENKITLSANNDITTNKNITVFNGADYEFTAGNSITLGPGFRVQPGANFKASIQGCPSPKKGEMDNKQQFIDKLRAIKLPEYEKPEEENNKKVETDFIVIRAEPNPASQSINLKFVLDTRKSFVYQIFNTYGQLMFSSNDKTYQKGISTETHNISDWANGMYIVKVITDKKAFTKQFVKMDSY, encoded by the coding sequence ATATTAATGTAAATGATCCAGCCTATAATAATGAATGGAGAAAGAAATCCATTGATGCAACTTTCAGGTATATTACTTCTAGTGGAGCTGGTTGTAGTGGGACGCTAATAAACCGTAATGTCTCCGATGAAAATATAGGTTATTACTTTATAACAGCAAGACATTGTCTCACTGGAGAAGATCTTACTAACTCAAGATTTTATTTCAATTATCAAAGTCCTGACGAATACAGCAGTAGTACCGCGCAAAGTAACAAAGGAGTTTATCCAGGTCAAAGTGTAAGTCTTTATCCAACTTTTGAAAGACGTGAATATCACCATCAATCAAATATCAACCTGATAGCCTGGTACGGCTGGGGAGATTTTGCTTTATGTGAAATCGCAACGCCATTACCTCCGCACTTTAATGTTAGCTATGCAGGTTGGAATCCTAATATATTGTATAACCCCGGCACTTTTCCTGGCGGTAATGGAGATTATGTGGGCATTCATCATCCCCGTGGGGACATTAAGAAAATATCCGGAACAGATCAGGTCATTACTTTAGGTATGGAAGCGGGGTGTTATACCGCTGCAAATTTATTTGACGCAATATTTGGGACAAATACTCAGGCTCTTTGCATTCATACTGATGTACCTTATATGAATGTTCCTGGAGCATGGGAATATGGTATGCTTGAAGATGGTTCATCAGGCTCAGGTCTTTATAACTCTGACAATCGTATGATTGGTATGCTTTCTGGTTGGGATACACCTAATTGTCCTGTAACCTGGTTTGCTACCTATGGAAAATTTTATGCCAATTATCATACTCCTACGGTAAGGAGTACTTTAAACCCTTCTAATGAACGTAGCGTGAATATTTTTGGAATGCCCGGCAAAAAAATAACCTGCTATGATAACCTTACCCTGCCCGGTGGCGCTGCCAATGCAGATGGCTATTATTTCCCGGCAGAACATTATCAGGATGAAAATAAAATAACACTCAGTGCCAATAATGATATTACGACCAATAAGAACATCACGGTATTTAATGGTGCGGACTATGAATTTACCGCTGGTAATTCTATTACTTTGGGACCTGGATTTAGAGTACAACCAGGAGCAAATTTTAAGGCCTCCATACAGGGCTGCCCCTCGCCAAAGAAAGGTGAAATGGACAATAAACAGCAGTTCATTGATAAACTCAGGGCCATCAAACTTCCGGAATACGAAAAACCAGAAGAGGAAAACAACAAAAAAGTTGAAACGGATTTTATCGTGATAAGGGCAGAGCCTAACCCTGCCAGCCAATCCATTAATTTGAAATTCGTGCTTGACACAAGGAAAAGCTTTGTCTATCAAATTTTTAATACCTATGGCCAATTAATGTTCAGCAGCAATGACAAAACCTACCAAAAGGGAATTTCTACCGAAACCCACAACATTAGCGATTGGGCAAACGGTATGTATATTGTGAAAGTGATAACAGATAAAAAAGCCTTTACCAAACAATTTGTGAAGATGGATAGCTATTGA